From a single Aestuariibius sp. HNIBRBA575 genomic region:
- a CDS encoding H-NS family nucleoid-associated regulatory protein has product MDIRSLSRKELEKLKAKIDKQLEKLANEDKKAALIAAEKAAKAHGFSLSDLTGQQTAPKRRAKTPSVAKYRNPADATQTWTGRGRQPIWFKDALASGNSAESMEL; this is encoded by the coding sequence ATGGACATCCGATCACTTTCTCGCAAAGAGTTGGAAAAACTAAAGGCCAAAATCGACAAACAACTTGAAAAACTGGCCAACGAAGACAAAAAGGCGGCTCTGATCGCTGCTGAGAAAGCGGCTAAGGCGCATGGGTTTTCCCTGTCTGATCTAACCGGTCAACAAACGGCGCCCAAAAGACGTGCGAAAACACCCAGCGTTGCAAAATACCGCAACCCAGCAGACGCAACCCAAACCTGGACCGGACGCGGACGTCAGCCTATTTGGTTCAAAGATGCATTGGCATCTGGAAACTCTGCAGAAAGCATGGAACTCTGA
- the deoD gene encoding purine-nucleoside phosphorylase, producing the protein MTVHIGAKPGDIAETVLLPGDPYRAKWAAEKFLDDVTLVNEVRGMLGFTGTWNGNRVTIHGSGMGMPSLSIYANELIRDYDVQTLIRVGSCGGMQDHVQIRDVILAMTASSVSTPSRGIFKEFQFAPCADWSLLQAAVKAAGQKSTGVHVGGIYSSDVFYDERPDLNEQMERHGILGVEMEAAELYNLAARYGRRALAILTVSDHLKTGEALPSEDRERSFGDMIEIALEAAFP; encoded by the coding sequence ATGACTGTTCACATCGGCGCAAAGCCTGGCGATATCGCTGAAACTGTTCTGCTTCCCGGCGATCCTTATCGCGCTAAATGGGCCGCGGAAAAGTTTTTGGACGATGTCACCCTCGTTAACGAAGTCCGCGGCATGCTGGGCTTTACCGGGACGTGGAATGGCAATCGTGTCACGATCCACGGGTCCGGAATGGGCATGCCAAGCCTGTCCATTTATGCCAATGAACTGATCCGTGACTATGACGTGCAAACGTTGATCCGGGTTGGATCCTGTGGCGGCATGCAAGATCACGTTCAAATCCGAGACGTCATTTTGGCGATGACCGCATCCAGCGTTTCCACCCCGTCACGTGGGATTTTCAAAGAGTTTCAATTTGCCCCCTGCGCTGATTGGAGCCTGCTGCAAGCCGCCGTAAAGGCAGCCGGGCAAAAATCCACCGGGGTTCACGTAGGCGGTATTTATTCGTCCGATGTGTTTTATGACGAACGTCCGGATCTAAACGAACAGATGGAACGCCACGGAATTCTGGGCGTCGAAATGGAAGCGGCGGAATTGTACAACCTCGCGGCCCGTTATGGACGTCGTGCACTGGCCATCCTGACCGTGAGTGACCACCTGAAAACCGGCGAAGCGTTGCCTTCTGAGGATCGAGAACGCAGTTTTGGCGACATGATTGAAATCGCCCTAGAGGCTGCGTTTCCATAA
- a CDS encoding urea carboxylase-associated family protein, with protein sequence MAQQNEPKDAKDRRGVKPVICYPTDTLPVPNMALYRQARLRAKLVDEIEIAPREAAAIHVPAGHFLRTLSVNGPQVGDLNLFNANNLSERFYSGKTRALHGSHVTTGDQLWSNFPTLRPMATLTDDTLNWYGIDEFGGSVHDVIGTRCDPYTGRLLGAGDYHHCCHSNLTRALADHLNVDLSEAEPHIHDVLNVFMCTGFTRETGQYFMKASPVRPGDYLEMFAEIDLLAVQSACPGGDCGSEHTSDATPCYPLVMQVFKPADGTLDGWVPPKPNAYSGSHGR encoded by the coding sequence ATGGCGCAACAGAATGAACCAAAGGACGCAAAAGACCGACGCGGGGTAAAGCCTGTTATCTGCTATCCGACAGACACGTTACCGGTGCCAAATATGGCGTTGTATCGTCAGGCCCGGTTACGTGCGAAACTGGTGGATGAGATAGAAATTGCGCCTCGTGAAGCTGCGGCCATTCATGTTCCGGCGGGACATTTCCTTAGAACGCTCAGCGTGAATGGACCGCAGGTTGGGGATTTGAACCTGTTTAATGCCAACAATTTGTCCGAAAGGTTTTATTCGGGAAAAACCCGTGCATTGCATGGCAGCCACGTGACCACCGGGGATCAATTATGGTCAAATTTCCCGACTTTGCGGCCGATGGCAACCCTGACGGATGACACGTTGAACTGGTATGGAATCGACGAATTCGGGGGCTCTGTTCATGACGTGATCGGAACGCGCTGTGATCCATATACGGGCCGATTGTTAGGGGCCGGGGATTATCATCATTGCTGTCATTCCAATTTGACGCGCGCCTTGGCGGATCATTTGAACGTCGACCTGTCAGAGGCAGAGCCGCATATTCATGATGTGTTGAATGTGTTCATGTGCACGGGGTTTACACGCGAAACAGGGCAATATTTCATGAAGGCAAGTCCGGTGCGGCCGGGCGATTATTTGGAAATGTTTGCTGAAATCGATTTGCTAGCGGTTCAAAGCGCCTGTCCCGGCGGGGATTGCGGGTCAGAACATACAAGTGATGCAACCCCTTGTTATCCATTGGTTATGCAGGTTTTTAAACCCGCTGACGGCACATTGGATGGCTGGGTCCCGCCAAAGCCAAATGCCTATAGCGGGTCCCATGGACGCTAG